Proteins encoded together in one Anaerococcus murdochii window:
- a CDS encoding potassium channel family protein yields the protein MEEKRKLKLIIGAFIFLLVIGVLGYMVLLKVDFVDALYMTVITISTVGFGEVGTTSDASELFSIFMIFLGVGIVGYTFTSVVAMFVEGKLGDLWKGSKMDKKISALNDHYIICGSGELAEVIIDKFIKEKLDFVVITNNREDLDDYSHHDILVIEGQSTEENVLDHAGIMKAKGLISTLDTEVDNIVTVLTARNMNKEIYIISNAITKSGSDKLMKVGANKTLSATEISGKRMASLVIKPNIISFLDVVTKVGDVELDLEEVIVRSGSYLENKNLIEAQIPNKTGLIVLAIKKFEDGKMIFNPHGSYTFKIGDVLIVLGQEEQVDKLRNLGDESK from the coding sequence ATGGAAGAAAAAAGAAAACTCAAATTAATTATCGGTGCCTTTATATTTTTGCTGGTTATAGGTGTCCTTGGCTATATGGTCTTACTAAAAGTAGACTTTGTTGATGCCCTCTACATGACTGTAATAACCATATCTACAGTTGGTTTTGGCGAAGTAGGCACAACTAGCGATGCATCAGAACTTTTTTCTATTTTTATGATTTTTTTAGGTGTAGGTATAGTTGGTTACACCTTTACGTCTGTTGTGGCGATGTTTGTAGAAGGAAAACTTGGCGACTTATGGAAGGGAAGTAAGATGGATAAAAAAATTTCGGCTCTAAATGATCATTACATAATTTGTGGTTCAGGAGAGCTTGCAGAAGTCATTATAGATAAATTTATAAAAGAAAAGTTAGACTTTGTTGTTATTACAAATAATCGTGAAGATTTAGACGATTATAGTCATCATGATATTTTAGTTATTGAAGGACAATCCACAGAAGAAAATGTCCTCGACCACGCTGGAATCATGAAAGCCAAGGGTCTGATTTCTACCCTTGATACAGAAGTCGATAATATTGTTACAGTCCTAACCGCAAGGAATATGAATAAGGAAATATATATTATATCAAACGCTATAACAAAGTCAGGCAGTGATAAGCTAATGAAAGTTGGGGCTAATAAGACATTATCAGCCACAGAAATTAGCGGCAAAAGAATGGCATCTCTCGTGATCAAACCAAATATTATTTCGTTCTTAGATGTAGTCACAAAAGTCGGTGATGTTGAGCTTGACCTTGAGGAAGTTATAGTCAGGAGTGGTTCCTACCTAGAAAATAAAAACCTAATAGAAGCACAAATCCCAAACAAAACTGGCCTAATAGTCCTAGCTATCAAAAAATTTGAAGATGGAAAAATGATTTTCAACCCTCACGGGTCCTACACTTTTAAAATAGGTGACGTTTTAATAGTCCTGGGACAAGAAGAACAAGTTGATAAATTAAGAAATTTGGGAGATGAAAGTAAATAA
- a CDS encoding metal ABC transporter solute-binding protein, Zn/Mn family translates to MKIKKILMVLAMLIIASSCSKNEKNTESEGANQDGGKKVVTVTTSFLYDMVDNLVGDKVDKELIIPAGEDPHLYTAKPQDLEKIKKADLLLYHGLHFEGKMVDVLEKRGSAVSRTFKKEDIGEMEEGGKVVVDPHFWFSIKLYKEATKNAAEDLEKLLPEEKENIEKNLEDYLAKLDELDKENKEKINSIPEASRYLITPHDAFNYFSRAYNIPVKAPQGVSTDSEVANKDIEDTVNFIVENKIKAIFAESTTDPMRMEKLKEAVKAKGFDVKVVSGEGKELFSDSLAPVGQAGDTYIDMYKHNVDLIVENLK, encoded by the coding sequence ATGAAAATTAAAAAAATATTAATGGTCCTTGCAATGCTTATCATTGCTAGTTCCTGTTCAAAAAACGAAAAGAATACAGAATCAGAAGGTGCTAATCAAGATGGTGGCAAGAAGGTGGTTACAGTTACAACTTCTTTTTTGTATGACATGGTTGATAACTTGGTTGGGGATAAGGTTGACAAGGAATTAATTATTCCTGCTGGCGAAGACCCACACCTTTATACTGCAAAACCACAAGATTTGGAAAAGATTAAAAAGGCTGATCTTCTTTTATACCACGGTCTTCACTTTGAGGGCAAGATGGTTGATGTTTTAGAGAAGAGGGGTTCTGCAGTTTCTAGAACTTTCAAAAAAGAAGATATTGGTGAAATGGAAGAGGGTGGAAAGGTTGTTGTTGACCCACACTTTTGGTTTTCTATAAAACTTTACAAGGAAGCCACAAAAAATGCTGCTGAAGATTTAGAAAAACTTCTTCCTGAAGAAAAAGAAAATATAGAGAAAAATCTAGAAGATTATCTTGCAAAGCTTGATGAACTTGATAAGGAAAATAAGGAAAAAATAAACTCAATTCCAGAAGCTAGCAGATATTTGATTACTCCTCACGATGCTTTTAATTATTTTTCAAGAGCTTACAACATTCCTGTAAAGGCTCCACAAGGTGTGTCTACAGACAGCGAAGTTGCAAATAAGGATATTGAAGATACTGTAAACTTTATTGTTGAAAACAAAATCAAGGCGATTTTTGCAGAGTCAACAACTGACCCAATGAGGATGGAAAAATTAAAGGAAGCTGTAAAGGCTAAGGGCTTTGATGTAAAAGTTGTGTCAGGTGAGGGCAAAGAACTTTTCTCAGATTCTCTTGCACCAGTAGGCCAAGCTGGCGACACATATATTGACATGTACAAGCATAATGTTGATTTAATAGTAGAAAACTTGAAATAG
- a CDS encoding glutaredoxin family protein, with protein sequence MRKEIKREWDFELYFKPDCPFCLKVLNFFKENDIIKFPSYNTEDVNSGYENQDKLIAVGGKVQVPCMVIDGKAMYESDDIIAYAKENFLEKAKENKAKREEVLKSE encoded by the coding sequence ATGAGAAAAGAAATTAAAAGAGAATGGGATTTTGAACTTTATTTTAAACCAGATTGTCCATTTTGCCTTAAAGTTTTAAATTTCTTTAAGGAAAATGACATAATAAAATTTCCGTCATACAATACCGAAGATGTGAATTCTGGCTATGAAAACCAGGATAAGCTAATTGCAGTAGGCGGCAAGGTCCAAGTTCCTTGTATGGTTATAGATGGTAAGGCCATGTATGAATCAGACGATATCATTGCCTACGCAAAAGAAAATTTCCTTGAAAAAGCTAAGGAAAACAAGGCTAAGAGAGAAGAAGTTTTAAAAAGCGAATAA
- a CDS encoding metal ABC transporter permease translates to MLDFLRYSFVSNYQTLLVLLVTAIACSLIGVFLVLRRLSMLADAISHSILLGIVLAYFIVKDITSVYLVFGAAIFGIITVLSIESLSKTKLVKNDDAVGIVFPMFFALAVILITKYARNVHLDVDVVLMGEVIMAPLNTMNFLGYEIPKSLLQMSVIGLINLSFIVVFFKELKLTTFDPEFAKIAGFSEVLLFYGLMTLTSFTTVVAFEAVGAILVISFLIAPAASAYLISKNLRTMIIISVIYAIINSILGFVLAMYYNLSMSGMSATMAGISFLITFLFNKNGFLMKILTRKKNHREFKKDVFLMHVGNHQAQEDASEELGLSTIYRHLSWKKEDIEKYSQILISENKIEVDGGIYKLTEKGRILYVSLIKDYGL, encoded by the coding sequence ATGCTTGATTTTTTAAGGTATTCTTTTGTATCTAATTATCAAACCTTGTTGGTTCTTCTCGTCACAGCTATAGCTTGTTCTTTAATTGGAGTTTTCCTAGTTTTAAGAAGACTTTCAATGCTAGCAGATGCAATTAGCCACTCAATCCTTTTGGGAATTGTATTAGCCTATTTCATAGTTAAGGATATCACTTCGGTCTACTTGGTATTTGGAGCGGCGATATTTGGGATAATAACTGTGTTATCCATAGAATCTTTATCCAAAACCAAACTTGTAAAAAATGATGATGCAGTTGGAATTGTTTTTCCAATGTTTTTTGCTCTGGCAGTTATACTCATTACAAAATATGCGAGAAATGTCCACCTAGATGTGGATGTTGTCTTAATGGGTGAAGTAATTATGGCGCCTTTAAATACTATGAATTTCTTAGGCTACGAAATACCAAAATCCCTCTTGCAAATGTCTGTGATTGGGCTTATAAATTTAAGTTTTATAGTCGTATTTTTTAAAGAACTAAAACTAACTACTTTTGATCCGGAATTTGCAAAGATTGCAGGATTTTCAGAAGTGCTATTATTTTATGGTCTAATGACCTTAACATCATTTACGACAGTGGTTGCCTTTGAGGCAGTAGGGGCAATTTTAGTAATCTCCTTTTTGATTGCTCCGGCAGCGAGTGCATATCTTATAAGCAAAAATCTCAGAACTATGATAATAATTTCAGTTATATATGCTATAATAAATTCTATACTTGGATTTGTCTTAGCTATGTACTATAATTTGTCAATGTCAGGTATGTCTGCAACTATGGCTGGCATAAGTTTCCTAATTACATTTTTATTTAATAAAAATGGATTTTTGATGAAAATCTTAACTCGAAAGAAAAATCATAGGGAATTTAAAAAAGACGTATTTTTGATGCACGTTGGCAACCACCAAGCCCAAGAAGATGCTAGCGAAGAGTTAGGCTTATCAACAATTTATAGGCACTTATCATGGAAAAAAGAAGATATTGAAAAATATAGTCAAATCCTTATTTCTGAAAATAAGATTGAGGTTGATGGAGGTATTTATAAACTAACTGAAAAGGGTAGAATCTTATATGTAAGTTTAATAAAAGATTACGGACTATGA
- a CDS encoding metal ABC transporter permease: MDIFRNYSFIIVALGTVILAMATGIIGSISVLKGKSLIGDAIGHSTYPGIVIAFMLSMEKSPLVLLLGAAIAGAISFFLIDMIANNSKIDLDATLAIVLSSFFGLGMVLKSYIQGNPTYACVSQSGLKNYIFGQASYIMKNDVKIIFIVSIFSILLLLTFYKEIKVYVFDEVYAKTIGIKPSIMNTVILLATMLLITTGLKLVGAILISSMLIVPAITALQWTDKFNVMLIIAGLCGGVSAFIGTYISTAYDGMSTGSTIILIMSFISLISMLIGPRGIRKQLGRKKYA; encoded by the coding sequence ATGGATATTTTTAGAAATTATTCTTTCATAATAGTGGCTCTTGGTACGGTAATTCTTGCTATGGCTACTGGTATAATTGGATCTATAAGCGTTTTAAAGGGTAAGTCCTTGATAGGAGATGCCATTGGTCACTCTACTTATCCTGGAATTGTTATCGCCTTTATGCTATCAATGGAAAAATCTCCCCTTGTTCTTTTGCTTGGAGCGGCTATTGCTGGAGCTATTTCATTTTTCCTGATAGATATGATAGCAAATAACTCAAAAATAGACCTCGATGCGACATTAGCTATCGTATTATCGAGCTTTTTTGGACTAGGTATGGTTTTAAAATCCTATATCCAAGGTAATCCTACTTATGCATGTGTTTCTCAATCTGGCCTAAAAAACTATATTTTCGGTCAGGCCTCATATATTATGAAAAATGATGTTAAGATAATTTTTATTGTATCAATTTTTTCAATATTGCTTTTATTAACTTTTTATAAAGAAATAAAGGTCTATGTATTTGATGAAGTCTATGCAAAAACAATCGGCATAAAACCTAGCATAATGAACACAGTAATACTCCTTGCAACCATGCTTTTAATCACAACTGGCCTTAAGCTTGTTGGGGCGATTTTGATTTCATCCATGCTCATAGTGCCAGCAATTACAGCCCTTCAATGGACTGATAAATTCAATGTAATGCTAATAATTGCAGGGCTTTGCGGTGGGGTATCAGCTTTTATCGGCACCTATATATCCACAGCTTATGACGGGATGAGTACGGGATCTACAATTATTTTGATAATGAGCTTTATTTCCCTTATCTCCATGTTAATCGGACCTAGGGGGATTAGAAAACAGCTTGGGAGGAAAAAATATGCTTGA
- a CDS encoding EFR1 family ferrodoxin (N-terminal region resembles flavodoxins. C-terminal ferrodoxin region binds two 4Fe-4S clusters.) translates to MILYFSATGNSEFLAKSLGDELGDEVVDLFSYIKEGRSGVFESDSPFVLVCPTYSWRVPLFLSKYLLTCDFKGSRDFYVVMDYGDSCGNAYYYIKEDLHKLDLNFKGLYGVKMPENYIMLFDLDSPETNKKIIAGAKNEIGNIVSYIKNMENFPEKKVGIVGKFQSAVINPIFFKFIAKDKKFYATDKCISCGLCEKVCVLNNITYKKARPVWNGNCTHCSACISKCPVSAIEYGKKTQGKDPYLLSKILED, encoded by the coding sequence ATGATTTTATATTTTTCTGCTACAGGTAATAGTGAATTTTTGGCTAAATCTCTTGGTGATGAGCTTGGGGATGAAGTTGTGGACTTATTTTCCTATATAAAAGAAGGTAGATCTGGTGTTTTTGAATCTGATAGTCCATTTGTCCTAGTTTGTCCGACCTATTCTTGGAGAGTCCCTTTATTTTTATCAAAATATTTGTTAACTTGTGATTTTAAGGGGAGCAGGGATTTTTATGTGGTGATGGATTATGGAGATTCTTGTGGCAATGCCTATTATTACATAAAAGAAGATTTACATAAGCTAGACCTTAATTTTAAGGGGCTTTATGGGGTCAAAATGCCTGAAAATTATATTATGCTTTTTGATCTTGATAGTCCTGAAACAAATAAGAAAATAATCGCAGGGGCTAAAAATGAGATAGGAAATATTGTAAGTTACATAAAAAATATGGAAAATTTTCCTGAAAAGAAAGTTGGTATAGTCGGTAAATTTCAATCAGCAGTCATTAATCCTATATTTTTTAAATTTATAGCCAAGGACAAGAAATTTTATGCGACCGATAAATGTATTTCATGTGGACTTTGCGAGAAAGTTTGCGTATTAAATAATATTACTTATAAGAAAGCTAGGCCTGTATGGAATGGCAACTGTACCCATTGTTCAGCATGCATTTCAAAATGTCCTGTTTCTGCTATTGAATATGGCAAGAAGACCCAAGGCAAAGATCCTTATCTTTTGTCAAAAATATTAGAAGATTGA
- a CDS encoding metal-dependent transcriptional regulator, with translation MNSIRQDYIQAIYRLSKDKGYTSNKNISDYFSISRPSVSEMIKKLVDDGLVIQEKNKIHLSDLGDREAKEILSKHRIWECFLVDALGLSGEIVHDQSDLLEHVTSEEMFAALNKFLAYPTISPKGKRIYTNENK, from the coding sequence ATGAACTCTATCAGACAAGACTACATTCAAGCTATATACAGGCTTTCAAAAGATAAGGGCTATACTAGCAATAAAAATATATCTGATTATTTTTCTATAAGTAGACCATCTGTTAGCGAAATGATCAAAAAGCTAGTGGATGATGGCCTAGTAATTCAAGAAAAAAACAAGATTCACCTAAGCGATTTGGGAGATAGGGAAGCCAAGGAGATTCTTTCTAAACACAGGATTTGGGAATGTTTCCTTGTGGATGCACTTGGGCTTAGTGGAGAAATTGTCCATGACCAATCGGATTTGCTAGAACATGTGACAAGTGAAGAGATGTTTGCAGCTTTAAATAAGTTTCTAGCTTATCCAACAATATCTCCAAAAGGGAAAAGAATTTATACTAACGAAAATAAGTAA
- a CDS encoding metal ABC transporter ATP-binding protein, translating into MKDVIIKVEDMTIAYADKPVLWDNDIDIINNSITAIIGPNGAGKSTLIKGILNLQKKLSGSVTIMGKSFEEVKKKIAYIPQTASVNWDFPTTVLDVVLMGRYVHLGWLKRPTKEDYGLARKALKKIGMEDFEDRQISELSGGQRQRVFIARAICQDAEIYFMDEPLAGVDKVTEKIIFDFMKDSQNKGKTSIVVHHDLNTIEKYFDHIVILNKKVIAQGPVSEAFTKENVDKAFVR; encoded by the coding sequence TTGAAGGATGTAATCATAAAAGTAGAGGATATGACAATAGCTTATGCTGATAAGCCGGTCCTCTGGGATAATGATATAGATATAATAAACAATTCAATAACTGCGATTATCGGCCCTAATGGGGCGGGCAAATCAACCTTGATCAAGGGAATCCTTAATTTACAGAAAAAATTATCAGGATCTGTTACTATCATGGGCAAGTCCTTTGAAGAGGTTAAGAAAAAAATTGCCTATATACCACAAACTGCTTCAGTAAATTGGGATTTCCCAACTACAGTATTAGACGTTGTTCTAATGGGCAGGTATGTTCACCTTGGTTGGCTCAAAAGACCGACTAAGGAAGACTACGGTCTTGCTAGAAAAGCCTTAAAAAAAATTGGCATGGAAGACTTTGAAGATAGGCAAATTTCAGAACTCTCAGGTGGCCAAAGGCAAAGAGTTTTTATAGCAAGGGCCATTTGCCAAGATGCAGAAATATATTTTATGGACGAGCCTCTCGCAGGTGTGGATAAGGTGACAGAAAAAATTATTTTTGATTTTATGAAGGATTCTCAAAATAAGGGAAAAACTTCCATAGTTGTCCACCATGACCTTAATACTATAGAAAAATATTTTGACCATATAGTGATTTTAAATAAAAAAGTCATTGCCCAAGGTCCTGTTAGCGAGGCTTTCACAAAAGAAAATGTAGACAAGGCTTTTGTGAGGTAA
- a CDS encoding DEAD/DEAH box helicase, with amino-acid sequence MEFKELYISEEILKAIADMGFKSPSPIQEETIPPLLEGRDLIGQAQTGTGKTAAFAIPIIEKIDANGITQALVLCPTRELCIQVAKEIGNLAKYKTGIKILSVYGGTQIVKQIKTLKKGIEIVVGTPGRLMDLMRRKVLKLDDLKIVVLDEADEMFDMGFRDDMKFILDATNEDRQTCFFSATMGKEITEFSKIYQTNPVTVKIKAEELTVNKIDQHFIKLKEADKEETLRRLLEINKPRLAIIFCNTKRKVDRLVESLSKKAYLVDGLHGDLKQSQRDIVMKKFRNNAINILVATDVAARGLDVDDVDMVINYDLPQLDEYYVHRIGRTARAGRSGLSYSLISGRDNERLKAIEKYTKATIKQAQIPSLVQIDRNQEIAVVEDIIEKLENYTSLEKEKSILIRLMEKGYDPFVISQVLLSDRLNKDNLDHHEKIAGVDTPKEKPKSSKKKSNKYKDENMTTLFLNRGKMDNFTKDKIIKALNRLAHVPNKKIGQIRIQKSYSFVDVEKSVVYDCIRGLDNKKINGKKVKIEESKN; translated from the coding sequence ATGGAATTTAAAGAATTATATATATCAGAAGAAATATTAAAAGCAATAGCAGATATGGGATTTAAGTCCCCATCACCAATCCAAGAAGAAACCATCCCTCCACTCCTAGAAGGAAGAGATCTGATCGGTCAGGCTCAAACAGGCACAGGCAAAACTGCTGCTTTTGCTATACCAATTATTGAAAAAATCGATGCAAATGGAATCACCCAGGCCCTTGTTCTTTGCCCTACAAGGGAACTTTGTATCCAAGTAGCAAAAGAAATAGGAAATCTTGCAAAATATAAAACAGGCATAAAGATCCTTTCTGTCTATGGCGGAACACAGATTGTAAAGCAAATAAAAACCTTAAAAAAAGGTATAGAAATAGTTGTCGGCACACCAGGCAGGCTTATGGACCTTATGAGAAGAAAGGTATTAAAGTTAGATGATCTCAAGATAGTAGTCCTTGATGAAGCTGATGAGATGTTTGACATGGGCTTTAGGGATGACATGAAATTTATCCTTGATGCCACAAACGAAGATAGACAAACCTGCTTTTTCTCGGCAACTATGGGTAAGGAAATTACTGAATTTTCTAAAATTTATCAGACAAATCCTGTTACAGTAAAGATTAAGGCAGAAGAACTTACCGTAAATAAAATTGACCAACATTTTATAAAATTAAAGGAAGCCGATAAAGAAGAAACCCTTAGAAGACTTTTAGAAATCAATAAGCCAAGGCTTGCTATTATTTTCTGCAATACCAAAAGAAAAGTTGACAGACTTGTAGAATCCCTTAGCAAGAAAGCCTACCTCGTTGATGGACTTCACGGTGATCTCAAACAGTCTCAAAGAGATATTGTTATGAAAAAATTTAGAAATAATGCCATAAATATTCTTGTGGCAACGGATGTGGCAGCAAGAGGACTTGATGTAGATGATGTTGATATGGTAATTAATTATGACCTACCTCAGCTTGATGAATATTACGTTCATAGGATAGGAAGGACTGCTCGTGCTGGTAGGAGCGGTCTTTCCTATTCCCTTATTTCTGGTAGAGATAATGAAAGGCTTAAGGCTATCGAGAAATACACCAAGGCTACAATAAAACAAGCGCAAATCCCAAGCCTAGTCCAAATAGATAGAAACCAAGAGATAGCTGTGGTTGAAGATATTATTGAGAAACTTGAAAATTATACTAGCCTTGAGAAAGAAAAATCAATCCTCATTAGGTTGATGGAAAAAGGCTACGATCCCTTTGTTATTTCCCAAGTCCTCTTGTCAGATAGGCTAAATAAAGACAATCTAGACCACCATGAAAAAATAGCTGGCGTTGACACACCAAAGGAAAAACCCAAATCCTCTAAGAAAAAATCTAACAAATATAAAGACGAAAACATGACAACCCTCTTTTTAAACAGGGGTAAGATGGATAATTTCACCAAGGATAAGATAATAAAAGCATTAAACAGGCTCGCCCATGTTCCAAATAAAAAAATCGGTCAAATCAGGATTCAAAAATCCTATAGCTTTGTAGATGTAGAAAAAAGCGTAGTCTACGATTGTATAAGAGGTCTTGATAATAAAAAGATTAATGGCAAAAAGGTAAAAATAGAAGAATCCAAAAACTAA